A segment of the Candidatus Zixiibacteriota bacterium genome:
GGTAAAGGGATGTCTGAAGAAACTGAAGAAAATATCTTTACCCCTTTTTTCAGCACCAAAGAGAATGGAGCAGGATTGGGCTTGGGAACAGTCGAAAGGATAGTTCAAAATCATAAAGGAGAAATAAAGGTCGAGAGTTACTTGGGCAAGGGAACCACGTTTACCCTTATTTTCCCGGTTAAAGGGGGAGGAAAAAGATGAGAAAAAGTAAAATCGTTTTGGCTGAAGATGATCCGAGCCTTTCCCGGATTATGGAATACAGTCTCAAAGGGGAAGGATTCGAAGTATATGTTTTTCCCAATGGGAAAGAGGCTCTGTCATTTCTCAAGGAAAAGGATGCGGATTTGATCATCTCTGACCTCTCTATGCCGGAAATGGGAGGGATGGAGCTTTTAAGAGAAACTCAGAAAATCAAGCTCGAGGTACCATTCATCATGATCACCGCTTTTGGCACCATCGATAGTGCAGTTGAGGCGATGAAGGCAGGAGCATACGATTACATCACCAAGCCTTTTAGCCAGGAGGAGCTGGGCTTAATTGTCAAAAAGGCTTTAGAGTTGAAGTCTCTCAAGGAAGAGAACATAAGTTTAAAAAGCCAGTTGACTGAGAAATACAAATTCGAAAATATCATCGGAAAAAGTCCGAAAATGGAAAAGGTGTTTGAGCTTATCTCATTAGTGGCTGGCACAAATTCGAATGTTCTTATCTTAGGCGAAAGCGGGACTGGAAAGGAGTTGGTTGCCAAGGCAATTCATTATCATAGTCCTCGCGCAGAAGGACCTTTTGTTGCGGTTCAGTGTGCGGCTATTCCACCCACTCTTTTAGAAAGTGAGCTTTTCGGG
Coding sequences within it:
- a CDS encoding ATP-binding protein, which encodes GKGMSEETEENIFTPFFSTKENGAGLGLGTVERIVQNHKGEIKVESYLGKGTTFTLIFPVKGGGKR